CAAATATAGGAATAAAGGATCATTAAAAAGGGACACACAATGGCAAAGCCAGCCACAGCAATGACTTGAATTTCACTTGGGGAAGTGTTACCACAAAGCAGCTCCAAGAGGGGTTGGATCTCACAGAAGAAATGGTTGATGGTGAGACCACAGAATGGTAAACTGAATGTTCCGATGGTGTGTACTAAGCCTACAGCAGTGCCGCACAGGTAAGTTCCAGCAACCAGGCCTTTACAGACTCTACTGTTCATAATGATGGTGTAGTGCAAGGGGTAGCATATTGCCACATAACGGTCAAATGACATGGCAGCCAAGAGAAAACATTCTGCAACTccgaagaaaaggaagaaaaacatttgCATTGCACATCCTGTCTTGGAAATACCTATTGTTCCCACCATGAGATTCTCAAGAGTCTTTGGGACAATGACTGTCAAATAGCAGATATCCAAACAGGAcagctggaggaggaagaaatACATGGGGGTATGAAGGGTGTTATCCCCATTTATTATCAAAGCAATCGCTGTGTTAGCCATCAAGGTGAAGatgtaaagagaaaataaaactacACAGAGCAAAGGATGCAAGTGCGAGACTTCAGAAAAACCCAGGAGTCTGAATTCACTCACTTCACTGAGGTTCACGGGGATCATCCTCCTCTGGTACCTAGTACAACTATTCCCTCTTCATTTTACAGCTCAGTAGTTGATGAGGTTGTAAACAGTTAGGCAAATAGGTAATCAAAATACAATTGACTGAATAGGCAAATAGATGAGTAGCATTTAGAAATcatgcagattttgaaaatgTCTTCTGAATGGATTATAAAAGTTTCTAAAGAAAATCAGGCAATCTTACCCACataattttgtctctttttttttttttcttctttcataacaTTACCTTTGAAATGTGCACGTTTACTACTGTCTTCAAACTCTCAGCTAAATTTTTTACACTGTAGAATAAGAAAAAGATTTGTTTATAGCAGATACATTTTTATGGACTAATCACTTCCAAGTTCCAAGAGCATCAGTACATCAGCAGCAGCATTTGAATATCACACAGATAATTTCTCTGTTACGTAAGTGGTCTGCTCCAGGGGACGATTGCTGCTCCCAATGTCAATTGGTACAAAGTGTCTTATGACTACATTAATGGCTAGGATACACAGCATGAGAAGGGTTAAAAGGCCACTAAAGACAGGCTTTGCAAGGCTTTACTTGTGGGATACACAGCTGACGGCAGTCATGTTTTCTGAAGTTACCTTGTGGAGATGGTggttgaagaagaagaagaaagagaaactaaATGATGAGGTCTCCAGAAAAGCATCTGCTCCGAGGACTCTTTTCAGTGAAGCAGGAGAGATTATTTTCCCCAGCATTATATGCTGTCCACTGGGACTTGCTTGTGCTGATTGGAGCAATAAGGGATAGTTGTTACACATGGGTTTGTTGCTATGCGCGGTGTATGCGTATTAGCTGTACTCACAAGCACCCTTTCTGGTCTCTCCAGTTTTAGGTAACTTGGACGACACTTTTGTATAAACCTAGATGTCCTCCTGGAATAACGAGAGCTGTCTTTGTCTTTGAAGTCATTACTATTACTTCCTGATGCACCCAGAT
Above is a window of Patagioenas fasciata isolate bPatFas1 chromosome 22, bPatFas1.hap1, whole genome shotgun sequence DNA encoding:
- the LOC136111746 gene encoding olfactory receptor 10C1-like gives rise to the protein MIPVNLSEVSEFRLLGFSEVSHLHPLLCVVLFSLYIFTLMANTAIALIINGDNTLHTPMYFFLLQLSCLDICYLTVIVPKTLENLMVGTIGISKTGCAMQMFFFLFFGVAECFLLAAMSFDRYVAICYPLHYTIIMNSRVCKGLVAGTYLCGTAVGLVHTIGTFSLPFCGLTINHFFCEIQPLLELLCGNTSPSEIQVIAVAGFAIVCPFLMILYSYICIISTILKMSSAEGQQKAFSTCSSHILVVTLFYGTASSMYLRPKSTYSASVDKLLSLSYTVVTPLLNPIIYSLRNEEVKGALRRRWRKLGPADLRPERCQHLLGPGL